The Brassica oleracea var. oleracea cultivar TO1000 chromosome C6, BOL, whole genome shotgun sequence genome includes a region encoding these proteins:
- the LOC106299396 gene encoding uncharacterized protein LOC106299396, which produces MKGQNQSSTSSCNIHPIDFVEGVCPICLNERLLVLAYLQRRHAPSPSPSYHTIQEPKINSQKSSKKKNIRLFSFLGSFQLRHHNSDHRANSIISPEDSFISINFENNGTTSWEKEKESYQLEHSTASCDHQYQHITKKEIILRLMQRPLLTWSKRIGRLIHVISFRRRSSAKVKGDDGLSRSCLKPSPLTNKKTQSLESFV; this is translated from the exons ATGAAAGGACAGAACCAAAGCTCAACATCTTCTTGTAACATCCATCCAATAGATTTTGTTGAAGGTGTGTGTCCTATCTGTCTCAACGAGAGGCTGCTAGTCTTGGCTTATTTACAGAGAAGACACGCTCCATCTCCTTCTCCTTCCTACCATACCATCCAAGAACCGAAAATAAATTCCCAAAAATCTTCCAAGAAGAAAAACATCAGACTCTTCTCGTTCCTTGGCTCCTTCCAACTGCGACACCACAATTCTGATCATCGAGCCAACTCCATCATCAGTCCAGAAG ATTCATTCATTTCGATTAATTTCGAAAACAACGGAACAACTTCATGGGAAAAGGAAAAAGAAAGTTACCAGCTTGAACATTCCACGGCTTCATGTGATCATCAATATCAACATATCACGAAGAAGGAGATTATTCTTCGGCTAATGCAACGGCCTCTGTTGACGTGGAGCAAACGGATTGGCCGACTCATACACGTCATCAGTTTCAGGAGGCGTTCTAGCGCCAAGGTTAAAGGTGATGATGGCTTGAGTAGAAGTTGCTTGAAGCCTTCGCCCCTCACAAACAAGAAAACGCAAAGTCTGGAATCTTTTGTATAA